The genomic stretch GCTCCGCCGGGTGCGGCGCTCGACCCACCTGGCCAGCAACGACAGCAGCACGTTCACCACGATGTAGATCAGCCCGGCCGCGACGTAGAGCTGGAAGGTGTAGATGGGGCCGAACTGGAAGTTGAGCGTCTCCACCAGGCTCCGCGAGGTCCGCAGCAGCTCCAGGTAACCCACGATGAAGCCCAGGGAGCTGTCCTTGAGCAGCACGACGAGCTGGGCGATGAGCACCGGCAGCATCCGGCGCACCGCCTGCGGAACCAGGATGAACGTCATCACCTGCCACTTGCGCATGCCGAGTGCGAAGGCGGCCTCGCTCTGCCCGCGGTCCACCGACAGGATCCCGGCCCGGATGATCTCGGCCAGGACCGCCATGTTGTAGAGCGTCAGCCCGAGGGCGAGTGCCCCGAAGGCACTGGTCTGGATGCCGATGGCGGGCAGGTACAGGAAGCAGAAGAGGATCAGCACCAGCAGCGGGACGGCCCGGAAGAACTCGATCACGGCGCTGACCGGCAGCCGGACCCACGCGTGGTCGGAGAGCCGCCCGACGGCGAGCAGGGCGCCGAGGACGGTGGCGGCGACCATGCCGACGGCGGCGACCTCCAGGGTGTTGACCAGCGCCTCCAGCAGTCGCTGCGGCACGTTGGTCCGGGTGTCGAAGAGGATCGCCCAGCGCGCCGGATCCAGCTGGCCGTTGATCCCCAGCCGCCACAGGGCCAGCCCGACGATGGCCAGCACCAGCACCAGGCCGACGACGCTGCCGATTCGCTGGCGGCGCCGCGCACGGGGGCCCGGGAGGTCGAAGAGGACCGAACTGGTGCTCATCGGAGGATCGCCAGACGTCGTTCGAGCAGCTGGAGACCCCAGGCCGACGGCAGTGTGATCACCAGGTAGCCGACGACGACGGCCAGGAAGACCAGGGCGAGCTGGTCGGCCTGCGAGTTGGCCAGCCGCTGCAGGAGCGCGGTCAGGTCGCTGACGGCGAAGCCGGCGGCGATGGAGGTGTTCTTCGCCAGGGCGATCCACACGTTGCCCAGCGGGGGACGACGGTGCGGAAGGCCTGGGGCAGGACCACCGTCGTGAGGCTCTGCCGGAAGTCCAGACCGATCGCCCTGGCCGCCTCGGCCTGTCCCGGCGGCACGGCGTTGATGCCCGAGCGGAGCGCTTCGGCGACGAAGGCGGCGGTGTAGAGGCCGAGCGAGGCGACCGCGGCGATGAACCGGCTCGGGAACTGCAGGTCGATGTAGACCAGTCCGAAGACCAGGAAGAAGAACACGACGGTGAGCGGCGTGTTCCGGAACACCTCGACGTAGAACGCCGAGAGCACGCGCAGCGCAGGGATGGGGCTGACCCGCATCGCCGCGAGCAACGTGCCCAGGACCAGGGCGACCAGGCCGCTGGCGACGGCCAGGCTGAGCGTCGTCAGGAAGGCGTCCCGGATGAGCGGGAAGTTGTCGGCGAGGAAGGACATCTTCCCCCTCTCGGTTCAGCGCGACACCTGCCGGGGCCGGCGCAAGCCGGCCCCGGCAGGGGCGGGATCAGTAGCGGTCGACCTGCGGCGGCTCGGGAGCCTCCTGGCCGGTGATGGCGCCCGCGGTCTCCTCCCAGGCCTCGGCCCACGAGCCGTCCTCGAAGGACTCCTCCAGGACGTCGTTGATGAAGTCGCGCAGGTCGTCCTGGCCCTTCGGGACGCCGATGCCGTACGGCTCCTCGGAGAAGGGGTTCCCGACGAGCTCGAACGCGTCGGGGTCCCCGGCGACGAAGCCGGTGAGGATGACGTTGTCGGTGGTCACCGCGGCGACGTTGCCGTTGCGCAGGTCGTCGGCGCACTTGGAGTAGGCGTCGTAGAGGACCAGCTCGGCCTCGGGGTAGTCGGTCCGGATCCGCTCGGCGGGCGTCGAGCCCTCGACCGAGCAGACGGTCTTGCCGGCGAGGTCCTCGGGCCCTTCGATGCCCTCGGGGTTGCCGGCGGCGACCATGATGTCCTGCCCGGCGACGTAGTACGG from Blastococcus sp. PRF04-17 encodes the following:
- a CDS encoding amino acid ABC transporter permease, which gives rise to MSTSSVLFDLPGPRARRRQRIGSVVGLVLVLAIVGLALWRLGINGQLDPARWAILFDTRTNVPQRLLEALVNTLEVAAVGMVAATVLGALLAVGRLSDHAWVRLPVSAVIEFFRAVPLLVLILFCFLYLPAIGIQTSAFGALALGLTLYNMAVLAEIIRAGILSVDRGQSEAAFALGMRKWQVMTFILVPQAVRRMLPVLIAQLVVLLKDSSLGFIVGYLELLRTSRSLVETLNFQFGPIYTFQLYVAAGLIYIVVNVLLSLLARWVERRTRRSAKVAAGDEEELPVDVQMGGGGGAVRPT
- a CDS encoding amino acid ABC transporter permease, whose translation is MSFLADNFPLIRDAFLTTLSLAVASGLVALVLGTLLAAMRVSPIPALRVLSAFYVEVFRNTPLTVVFFFLVFGLVYIDLQFPSRFIAAVASLGLYTAAFVAEALRSGINAVPPGQAEAARAIGLDFRQSLTTVVLPQAFRTVVPRWATCGSPWRRTPPSPPASPSAT
- a CDS encoding glutamate ABC transporter substrate-binding protein produces the protein MRITRRAATLAAFGLLLTGCASEAGNQAQEDAEETTAEVEEVEFEPGSTMAEIVEAGELRVGTKIDQPGFGLANTAGDPEGFDVEIAKIIAAKLGLSEDQITFTETVSANREPFLEQDRVDIVVATYTINDERKQRIDFAGPYYVAGQDIMVAAGNPEGIEGPEDLAGKTVCSVEGSTPAERIRTDYPEAELVLYDAYSKCADDLRNGNVAAVTTDNVILTGFVAGDPDAFELVGNPFSEEPYGIGVPKGQDDLRDFINDVLEESFEDGSWAEAWEETAGAITGQEAPEPPQVDRY